Proteins from a single region of Lepus europaeus isolate LE1 chromosome 4, mLepTim1.pri, whole genome shotgun sequence:
- the MARCOL gene encoding MARCO-like protein, whose translation MGVCIFLSFMFLAMFSGSSTQISKPIVFQPEGNQELQLFLEKKNDLNPPKKQGGSYEQGKPGTLSLQGQPGYSNQPGKPGYFNQYERPEVLNQPGMSEAWILKGNSGEYNQKGNTEASNEQGNSGSFHQAGKPGSSTQQGKPGSSTQQGKPGSSTQQGKPGSSTQQGKPGSSTQQGKPGSSTQQGKPGSSTQQGKPGSSTQQGKPGSSTQQGKPGSSTQQGKPGSSSQHRQSRSFYNQEERKSVEGLLNGNIKKTQGGFLSREVKWRMFDQYSEQDFGTGSTISKIPVRNAKCPSVFKPVCGSDGKTYGNRCVFNEAKRLSKGKLNLNHEGKC comes from the exons ATGGGGGTATGCATTTTCCTATCCTTCATGTTCCTGGCCATGTTCTCAG GGTCGTCAACCCAGATTTCCAAACCAATTGTTTTCCAACCAGAAGGGAATCAAGAACTTCAActttttctagagaaaaaaaatgatcttAACCCACCCAAAAAGCAAGGAGGTAGTTATGAGCAAGGAAAACCAGGCACACTTAGTCTGCAAGGACAACCAGGATATTCTAACCAGCCAGGAAAACCAGGGTATTTTAATCAGTATGAAAGGCCAGAAGTTTTGAACCAGCCTGGCATGTCAGAAGCTTGGATTTTGAAAGGAAATTCAGGAGAATATAACCAAAAAGGAAACACAGAAGCTTCTAATGAGCAAGGAAATTCTGGATCTTTTCATCAAGCAGGGAAGCCGGGGTCATccactcagcagggcaagccggGGTCATCCACTCAACAAGGGAAGCCAGGGTCATCCACTCAACAAGGCAAGCCAGGGTCATccactcagcagggcaagccagGGTCATCCACTCAACAAGGCAAGCCAGGGTCATccactcagcagggcaagccagGGTCATccactcagcagggcaagccggGGTCATccactcagcagggcaagccggGGTCATCCACTCAACAAGGCAAGCCGGGGTCATccactcagcagggcaagccggGGTCGTCATCTCAGCATAGGCAATCACGGTCTTTTTACaatcaagaagaaagaaaaagtgtgGAAGGTCTTTTGAATGGCAATATAAAGAAGACCCAG GGAGGATTTCTCTCCAGAGAAGTAAAGTGGAGGATGTTCGACCAGTACTCAGAGCAGGATTTTGGA ACTGGCAGTACCATCAGCAAGATTCCAGTTAGAAATGCAAAGTGTCCATCTGTCTTCAAACCAGTCTGTGGTTCTGATGGGAAAACCTATGGTAACCGCTGTGTATTCAACGAGGCAAAGAG gttgagTAAAGGAAAACTGAATCTGAACCATGAGGGAAAGTGCTAA